From a single Schistosoma mansoni strain Puerto Rico chromosome 4, complete genome genomic region:
- a CDS encoding putative voltage-gated potassium channel, translated as MSTLSGTASTLLLPHGTLAYCNRKINQNLEEETGIDQLTSDEIFRPEIESERLVINVSGLRFETQAQTVNQFPDTLLGNPNKRNHYYDPLRNEYFFDRNRSSFDGILYFYQSGGRLRRPVNVPIDVFNEEIKFYELGEEALAKYREEEGFIKEEPKILPRNRFQRKVWLLFEYPESSLAARILAIGSVFVILLSIIIFCLETLPHFRRYKIINNLNSTLCYEELTFEEDDLPTIDQPFFIIETFCIVWFSCELLVRFASSPKKFEFFKVLMNVIDVVSIIPYFITLGAVIIDDPKQINQTTSLAVLRVIRLVRVFRIFKLSRHSKGLQILGQTLRASVRELGLLVFFLLICVILFSSAVYFAEADADTSLFRSIPDGFWWAVVTMTTVGYGDMRPVTVWGKLIGSLCAIAGVLTIALPVPVIVSNFNYFYHRETESDDISHSISSSLETDDDDITNKEQHINTKVRSITYNINSSGSSKSIKTMSHNESIVNSQYDTTITSALKQNSITIKK; from the coding sequence AATAAATCAAAACCTGGAAGAGGAAACAGGAATCGATCAACTCACTTCAGATGAAATATTTCGTCCGGAAATTGAAAGTGAAAGATTAGTAATCAATGTAAGCGGTTTACGTTTTGAAACTCAAGCACAAACTGTCAATCAATTTCCTGATACCTTACTAGGTAATCCCAATAAACGTAATCATTATTATGATCCGTTaagaaatgaatattttttcgACAGAAATCGATCAAGCTTTGACGGtatactttatttttatcaaagCGGTGGAAGACTTCGACGACCTGTTAATGTACCAATAGATGTATTCAATGAAGAAATTAAATTCTATGAATTAGGTGAAGAGGCATTGGCTAAATATCGTGAAGAAGAAGGATTTATTAAGGAGGAACCAAAAATTCTACCAAGAAATCGTTTTCAACGTAAAGTTTGGCTTTTATTTGAATACCCAGAAAGTTCATTAGCTGCACGTATACTAGCTATTGGTTCAGTATTTGTTATTCTCTTATCAATTATAATTTTTTGTTTGGAAACTCTACCACATTTTCGtcgatataaaataataaataaccttAATTCTACTTTATGTTATGAAGAATTAACTTTTGAAGAAGATGATTTACCAACAATTGATCAACCATTTTTTATCATTGAAACATTTTGTATAGTATGGTTTAGTTGTGAACTACTAGTACGTTTTGCTTCATCTCCGAAAAAGTTTGAGTTTTTCAAGGTGCTAATGAATGTTATTGATGTGGTTTCAATTATACCATATTTCATAACACTTGGTGCTGTAATTATCGATGATCCGAAACAAATTAATCAGACAACATCACTAGCTGTACTAAGAGTTATTCGTCTTGTTCGCGTTTTTCGTATATTCAAATTATCAAGACATTCAAAAGGACTACAAATTTTAGGACAAACACTAAGAGCAAGTGTTCGGGAATTAGGATTATTAGTATTCTTTTTACTGATTTGTGTTATTCTCTTTTCATCAGCTGTATATTTTGCTGAAGCTGATGCTGACACTTCATTATTTCGTAGTATACCTGATGGATTTTGGTGGGCTGTTGTAACAATGACCACAGTTGGTTATGGAGATATGCGACCGGTTACTGTATGGGGTAAATTAATTGGTTCATTATGTGCTATCGCTGGTGTACTAACTATTGCACTTCCTGTTCCTGTGATTGTATCAAACTTTAATTATTTCTATCATCGTGAAACAGAATCAGATGATATTTCACATTCTATTTCTTCATCTTTAGAaacagatgatgatgatattacCAATAAAGAACAACATATAAATACAAAAGTTCGTAGTATTACTTACAATATcaatagtagtggtagtagtaaatCCATAAAAACAATGTCACATAACGAGAGTATTGTTAATAGTCAATATGATACAACTATAACCAGTGCCTTGAAACAAAATTCCATTACAATAAAAAAGTAA